The following coding sequences are from one Candidatus Dadabacteria bacterium window:
- a CDS encoding HTH domain-containing protein, with product MHKQLNKILEILNSGERSMEEIRENLGVSINTARKYVNLLIAEEKVVSARKGKYDLHEDYRPLTPLENRKIIKDLILFQRDTLSIYRKRLNILLGQENPDPDETQMLLDCIKTLALSIDRLLKRWNVLTQGYDSNTQQASEDAKHKTVEREKQDLENAPPEDQLIEVGHFHSELKTLWDALPEAEKTSKTV from the coding sequence ATGCACAAACAACTTAACAAAATTCTCGAAATTCTGAATTCGGGCGAAAGATCGATGGAAGAGATTCGTGAAAACCTCGGTGTTTCTATAAACACAGCACGAAAATATGTCAACCTTCTCATTGCAGAGGAGAAGGTTGTAAGCGCGCGGAAAGGGAAATACGATCTCCATGAAGACTACAGACCCTTAACACCTTTAGAGAATAGGAAAATCATCAAGGATCTTATCCTTTTTCAAAGAGACACCCTCTCCATTTATCGCAAACGTTTAAACATCCTCCTCGGTCAGGAAAACCCGGATCCAGACGAAACACAAATGCTCTTAGACTGTATCAAAACATTAGCACTCTCAATAGATAGACTCCTAAAACGCTGGAATGTATTGACCCAAGGGTATGATAGCAACACACAACAAGCTTCGGAGGACGCAAAGCACAAGACCGTAGAACGTGAAAAACAAGACCTTGAAAATGCGCCGCCTGAGGATCAGCTCATAGAGGTTGGACACTTTCATTCGGAACTGAAAACGTTGTGGGACGCGTTACCGGAGGCAGAGAAAACATCTAAAACGGTGTGA
- a CDS encoding methyl-accepting chemotaxis protein, which yields MEDIRLFPVTIGTRAMHADLPEEDDDRYWVRITASNDKLDRHNSIMDPKTTLKNFEKDAKTKPGIALKDHHAWRSFGYGRSANAMLNDKNELLIDFFILKNMEYDGGSREFRTSEKLIRAIEHELINQVSIGFYDAREICNLCNLPIRRYSYWDWEPEREGQCTHKMGKKYENKDGKMETATYTIFDARLKEVSLVEFGSNRHTSIEKQRFLMYGWGDPTTYGLGNPMPTDMPDEAAAQMRRFMEEFTVTDHEWIEKLRDALKVPGIRSTDEPDDVVKALETEVSTLRTTVSTQKDEIADLTNASQDVDTARQQLVTTLREDLDLKDVRSTDEPETVLEKVTSEVTSLREKVETQKDEIADLTKAAEDGEAYREARVEEAIKQGNRAYGDEFDEEYHREYYGDMPLEKLEDHIAHNKKKGDAALPAGRRSTDAHEPPPERTKRTPRQRKRKWR from the coding sequence ATGGAAGATATAAGGCTGTTCCCTGTTACGATTGGCACCCGTGCGATGCATGCGGATTTGCCCGAAGAGGATGATGATCGATATTGGGTTCGCATCACGGCAAGTAATGACAAATTGGACCGCCACAACTCGATTATGGATCCCAAGACCACTCTCAAAAACTTTGAGAAAGATGCGAAAACGAAGCCTGGGATTGCTCTCAAAGATCATCATGCGTGGCGATCGTTCGGGTATGGACGGTCGGCAAATGCGATGTTGAATGACAAGAACGAGTTGCTGATCGATTTCTTCATTCTCAAGAACATGGAATACGACGGCGGCAGTCGTGAGTTCCGAACTTCTGAGAAATTGATCAGGGCAATTGAACACGAGTTAATCAACCAGGTCTCTATCGGATTCTACGATGCCCGTGAGATCTGTAATTTATGTAACCTTCCCATCCGCCGGTACTCTTATTGGGATTGGGAACCCGAACGTGAGGGGCAATGCACTCACAAGATGGGTAAGAAGTACGAAAACAAAGATGGCAAAATGGAGACTGCCACCTATACTATTTTTGATGCTCGGCTCAAGGAGGTCTCCCTCGTTGAGTTTGGGTCTAACCGACACACTTCCATCGAGAAACAGCGATTCCTCATGTACGGGTGGGGTGACCCCACCACTTACGGGTTAGGTAACCCAATGCCTACCGACATGCCTGATGAGGCTGCTGCTCAGATGCGAAGATTTATGGAGGAATTTACAGTGACAGATCATGAGTGGATTGAGAAGTTGCGCGATGCGCTAAAAGTCCCGGGTATCCGTTCGACGGACGAACCCGATGACGTTGTGAAGGCACTGGAGACCGAGGTATCGACCCTTCGCACGACCGTTTCAACCCAGAAAGACGAGATCGCGGATCTCACGAACGCCTCACAGGATGTGGACACGGCGCGTCAGCAGCTCGTCACGACGTTGCGAGAGGATTTGGATCTCAAGGACGTGCGTTCGACAGATGAGCCGGAGACGGTCTTAGAAAAAGTGACCAGTGAGGTGACGAGTCTCCGCGAGAAGGTCGAAACGCAGAAAGACGAGATCGCGGATCTGACGAAAGCTGCCGAGGACGGCGAGGCGTATCGCGAAGCGCGTGTTGAAGAGGCGATCAAGCAGGGTAACCGTGCGTATGGTGACGAATTCGATGAGGAGTATCACCGCGAGTATTACGGCGACATGCCGTTAGAGAAACTCGAAGATCATATCGCACACAACAAGAAGAAAGGGGATGCGGCGTTACCGGCGGGCAGAAGATCGACCGACGCCCATGAACCGCCCCCAGAGCGAACGAAACGGACCCCGCGTCAACGGAAGCGGAAATGGCGGTAA